One Drosophila subpulchrella strain 33 F10 #4 breed RU33 chromosome 2R, RU_Dsub_v1.1 Primary Assembly, whole genome shotgun sequence genomic window, TCTTTAAGTATTTCCGGATCCTTCCACACATGGCGGGGATTCTGCTTCTGCAGCTGATAGAATCTGTAAGGAGTACAGTTGTAAGAACATGGACAACAAAGCGGCAGGCTTCCAATGATTACCTTTGGCACGTGTCGGCCACAGCATCGCAGACATTCGATCGCGTGCTGTCGTTCCAAATCAACTCTGGATGTTCGTGAATGGATTCGAAAAGCTGCACGGACGTGGGCGGCGACTCCACCATGGCGTCGATGAACAGAGCTGGTAGGAATTTCGACACCGTAATCCGTACTTTCGGACCGCTCAAACGATCCGCTGTCATCTTAGCCAGAATACCCGCGCACATCTCGCGGATCTGCGGGTTACGCGAGTTGCAGAACATGTCCAGCAGATATATGGTGGCGCCCTTGGTTTGGGCTTCCTTAATCATCTCTTGCACGTTCATCAGTCCTGACAGAGTCTCCAGCACTTTCACTTGGCTGGCACGCAGCTCTGGATCCTTGAGGGCCACCAGATAGTTGCCCAGAATCTCACAGGCTGCCACTTCCGAGACGCACTCCTTGTTTCGCGAGACCAGAGAAACCACCTCCAAGGCCACCGTTTTAACAGTAGAGTTCTGGAAAACAAAGGGTTATTAAATGCCTTACGGAAAACCAAACCAAATCCTTACATCGGAGAATATGTTGCTGGCCAGGAAACCAAAGATCATATCAAAGTTTCCGATGCACTGGATCTCCACCTCGGCGTTCGCCTTGATCACTGCTATCAATGCTTTCAGCACCATGGTGATGTGCAGTTCAAGCTTTGTGTCGCTGCCGAAGTCATATTTGCTCTGCTGCAAGGCCAACTGCTGCTCCGTCTGGGCGTCCGTCTCCAGTTTTTTCCGGCTCTTCGATCGGTTGTAAGCAGTAAGAACCTCATCGAAGGTACTGCCTGGTTTGCCAGTCGAAGCCTGCTGCAACTGGGGATGATTGGGCGCTAGAGTGGGGGTCAGAATGCCATCACTGCCCATTTTGGGAGCTGCGctagcggcagcggcagctgATGCCGGATTCTTCTTGTATTGCAGAAATTGAAAGGCGTGCTTTAGGTATTCCAGCAGATCCATGATGAAAAGCTTCGGCTGAGCAATAGGATGGGTGGGCATATCATTGTAGATGCGTATGAATATACCGCCGATCTGCAGCTCGTCTCTGGATAAAATCGAGGTTATAAATAAAGTCTCAACTGCTATCCACATTACTTACTTGTGTGCATCGAACTCAAAGCTGGAAACCAACTCAGCGACTTGGGTAATGTCCTCAAGCGTCTCCTTGGCGGAGGCCGTTCGCTGCTGCTCGAGGAAATCCTTGAGCTGAGCGCGGGTGCCATTGTCCCAGATGAGGTAGGGATTTCGGGTGTTCGCCGTGAGCAGCTTGAGCACGTCACTGTCGCGGCCCGTGGCCAACTGGTTGGCAATGTAACGAGTAAGCAGGCGATCCAGCACCTTCTTGATCAGTGCGTTTTTCGCTTCCCCAGTCACAATGTACTTCTGCTGGATGGCACTGGGACTGCTCCTCGCcacctgctgttgctgctcgCTTTCGGTGGGCGTGGAACTTGAGGTGTCACTGCTGCCAGACGAGGTGTCCGGCTCCTTTTCCTTCCCGCTCGTGATGGCCAGCTGTTTGCTCTGcagcggattgtgggcgttcagGGTGTACGTTGAGCTGGAGGCAGCAGGCAACGATGGCTTCGGTTTGATGGCTGGTGGCGCCTTGCCCGCTGGCGAGTTTGCTTCGCTTCCCGTCACCGGCTTTTGTCGCAACTCCATGCTGTATCCCGCCAGAGAGATGCACCCGAGGACGGCCATCTTTGCCAGGTTATTGGCCAGCTGCTGTTGGTTGGACTTGTCGCTGACCTCCACACCGCTCTCGTCCAGCGTGTAGTCGTACTCGAAGATGAACAGCAGCAGGGACCAAAGCACGCCATTCCGAGACAGTTGACATTGCAGGTCGTAGTTGTTGGCCGCCAGGCTAGTCACCAAGCTTACCGAGAGCGTGTGCTTAAAGTAGACCACCCGGCACACGTCCGACAGCAGCTGTGGCAGCTGGATGATCTTCTGCTTGCACTTCTCAAAGTTACACGCCACTTCGAAGCATCGCGTCACGTTCGATATGACCTGGTAGTGCAGCGAATCCGGCTTGGAGTCTACTCCCAGAATGGAAACGCAGCGGGTGTAGGCCTCCAGAAGCGCCTCTATACCTTCCTCTCGGCGCAGTTCTTCAGCATTTAAGGCGGAGCAATGAACTGTGTGGTAACACAATTCGGAGGCAGCTGTCAGCAGCTGAGCCTCTTTGGAGAAAAGCTCATCATCACGGGTCTCCAGACGAATGGTCTTAATGAGCTGCGGGTAGCCAGCATATTTGTACGGTCGCAAAACTGTAATAAAGAAATAGTTAAAGTTTCTGACTTAACAAAATTGGCAAACACTTGCCATCAGGATAACGCTCAAATAGAATGCTCTGTGTGCGCAGTATAAGCACAATATTATTGGGATCTGGCCCACCCGAGCTCCAGACGTTTCGCGAACAAAGGAATTCATACGCCTAAAAGAAGAATGGCTCCAATAAATCATCGATTATCAGTTGGCTCTTGATCTACGCACCTGATTCACTTTCTCGAAAATCTCTCGCCCATTGGGATTCTTGTCAGGATGATACATCTGCGCCAGCTTATAGTAGCTCTTGCGAATCATGGACTCGTCTGGCTTGGGAGTCTTGGTGAGGTCAATGCCTAAGTCTTGGTAGGCCTGTTGGATTGTCATCTGAGGAGGCTTCTTCTCCACCTCTTTGCGCCAGGCGTCGAGTGTGTGCTTAAGGAGTTGCACCGGATCTGAGATGGGCCAGTTGGGGAACTTTTGGGTATCGCACAGATGACGCAGGTAGTAGATGTGACAGAAAAGCTCATTCTCCAACTGTGGATAGCTGATCACTGGAATGGCCAAATACGGATACCTAGCCATTGTATGGCCACGAAGTCGAGGCGTGAAGTCCGCGATATGGGCGGCGATCTTCTCTATTAGTAGACGTCGCATCTCTGAGCTCCATATCACCTCGGGCGTGTCGAACTCGCCAAGGAAGATCTCCGCAAACTTTTCTGCGCTATAGTTTTCCAGGAAACAGACCATAGCCTCGGGCAGCAGCTGACCAAGGATGCTGCGGTGCATGATGCCGGATTGAGAGGTCTGCGatggaaaacaaaaattagtACTGACTTGATCCATTGGATGTATTATTAACCTCTTCGCTGCGGAATCCCTGCTTCATATGCGTCATCTTGAGGAACCTGGTGATCGGCAGAATATTGCTTCCTGTGTACATGAGCATGAAGTAGAAGACTCCCGTGAGGTAGACTTTGGGCATCTCCGGATTGTCTTCCATAATCTGGTAGAGCAGCGTGGCCACGCGTTCCAGTAATCCGGGATCGTGGGTTAGGCACACTTGTACCACATGGGGAAGGCAGATGAACTCCGAAAGTTTGCGCGACAACTTTGGACCTGGGATGAGCACTGCTACACCATTTTGGGTGCGACTTGGAAAGAAGCTAGTACACTTGATCAGTATGTCTAGAATCTTTGAAGACAGCTCAGTCTCGTCGTAGAGCGGTGTGCCCTTTGCGATGAGGCACCACTTTAGCTGGGGGATCTGCTGAAGCGATCGCCAGCCATCCATGCCGATGGCCCAGCAACGGGTCTTTGGCGTGATGAGTCCCTTCTGCCAAAGTTCCTTGAGCTCCGAGTAAGTGATGGGTCCTTGACGCTCTGGCTTCTGGCCATCCTTCTCGATGTTGTAGTACCAATCCTTCTCTTCGTAGGCAGCCATATTGGGACCTGCTTCAATAACATTCGTTTTTGTATTGAGCTGGGCCCGTCCCTTGTGCAGATGGGCCAGAGTGATGAGATCCACTAGGCACTGTACATGATCGATGAGGGCTCGACTGTTGGATTTCTCCAGAACCAGGCAAGAAATCAGGTTGATCAGGGCATCGCGCATGGAGGGGGAAAGACACTAAAAGGGAATGAAATAGTATTAATAAAGAATCACACATTTAGATGTTCATTAAACACACCCTATCGCTGAGCTGCAGAATGTAAGACATATCGTTGAACTTGCCAATCTCGGCGTGGTAACGTCGGTAGACTTTAGCCAAAGCCTGCAGGGAAAACACAGTCATCTGGTCATCATTTACGCGCTGGCGGCACAACACGCGTCGATACAAGGCATTAAACAGCTCAATTCTTAAAGGAAAATTGGGTTTGAGTTTGCATATTGAGCTAGTCAGAAGAGCGAACTCACGGATCCTTCACTAGATTCTGCGGCCAGTCGTCCTTCTCCAGTATCAAACGAATGTAGTAGTCTCCAATTTTGATCTCATCAGCTAGACATTGGTAGCCAACCTCGAATTCCTGATAATTCCAAGCAACAATCATCTGGCCAGCCAAGTCACGATCGTTGAGGAACTGCCGCAGCTCGTTCTCCAGGCACATGCGCAACTCCTCACGGGtctacaaatatatttttaaagaattacCCTACATAACAAATTATATCCGAATATGTACCTTGTGATTCCATATTAAATTTGGGAGACTATGATCTTTGGCAAAGCTGTAAAAGAAGAAAGGCAGATTCACAACGACATCAGATGTCTTTTTCTTTTGGCGTCGATTTCGCAGCACCACTGGACGGTTCTTCAGCGCCTGTGCCGCTCCATCCTGCTTCTCGATGAGGTTCATGCCCCAGTGTTTGATGCCTTGTAAATGCTTCTCTATCACATTTTTGCGGGTTTTGTTGGAATGTTGTATTGCGAATTTGAGATTGTCTCGGAAATTTAGTTTGTCCTCTTCGACATCCGACTCTGGAACAGAGTCCTCCGACTCCAAGAAGGTCAACAGGCCAGCGGGCTGAAAGAATAATGTTTAATTACAAGTTTGGTCGGAAATTCAACAGATTATAACTAACAAAGATGCGTTTAAACAGCTCCATGGCCTCCTCGCTGTCCGTTAACCACAGTCCAATTAAGTGTCGCGACAACTGACGTTGGGTGGTCTGGGTGGGATCATTGGAGGGCGTGTACAGGGCCACCAGCAAGTGCCGGCACAGTGCCGCCTCATCCAAAGCCAAGGCCTGCATTTGCTGCGCCACTGGCAGTTCACCCTCTTCTATGATGGCCCGTAGGACCAGGCCAGCTCCCTTTACGATCGCCAGCGACGGGTGCTGGAATAGTTTGTACAAATAGCGACCACGATCGGCGACCAGCTCCAGCAAAATATCGAACTGCTTGCCGTCAGTGGTCTCGCTGTAAGGCACGCACAAGGCAAAGGTCATGAAGTCCAGCATTGCTGAAAGCACCAGAGCACCACTGCCATGGCTCTGAAAATAAAAGCAATGTTTGCAACAATTCAGGCGAAATATATGAAATTCTTAAATACCACATGGGTTGTCCACATATTTAGCAGGGTTTCCAGAAACGATTTCGATGACAGAATTGATGATTTATTTAGTTGCTCCTGCTTCAAATCGTGGTCAGAATTAACAGAATGCATTAGTGAGTTTATCATGTCAATGGCGGAGTATGTCACAGCCAGATCCTTGCGCCTTAAAGCGGCCACCACCTTTGTACCGATGATCTCACGAAAACTGAAAGGTAATGCAACTTTAAAATTGGGTTTTATTAAAGGACAACATGATTTTCTTACCCAGTGAGATTGGTAAAGGCTGCGTAGCCCACTTTGCTGGCCAGCAGACGCGTAAGTGCATGGAATATAGCCTCCAGCTCCAAGTTAGTTAGCTGTGCCGTGGGGCTGTCCAGCTCTTTCTGCGCCAACGCCTGCAGGGCACTTAGAATGAGCTTATCTTTGTTTTCGGCAAACAAACTCTGTAAATTGACCCTTTGATTAGAATGATCTTTAATCAATTCATTGGAAAGACATACATCCTGAGTCACACTGTAGTTAAGGCCACTGTGAGGCACATTGGCATTGAAGCGCTCCAGGATTTCGTAGCGCTTAGAAGGGTTCTGGAAATTGTTGATGACCAGACGCATCAAGTTCGCCTCCGTCTCCTCGTCAACGGAGCTGTTCAAAGGCACATACCGCTTGCCACGCGGGGTGTTGCCAATGCGAACGTGAACATCCTGGTTGCCACTGGAGCGCACTGCATCCAGAACAGTGGCCAACAGCGAGTCTCGATCGTTGGTGCTGTAGCTGCGCACTATTCCGTTCTTGTATTCGATGCTGAATCGCTGAAGATTGTCCTTGTCGCGAACCAAGGCGAACACGTCGGTAAGCGGGCGCAGGGTGCAGACGCTATAGGTTTGAGGATCCCGCTCTAGCAGCGTCACTTCCGTAAGGCAGAGAATGCGTTTCACCGGATCCGGATGGCGGGATGTTATCTTATGCACTGAGAACTCGGTTGACGAGGTTTGAAACTGATCGCcgctgaaaatttaaaacttgttCAGCCAACTGTTTTCTTTCATATGTTGTTCCTAAGACCTCACCTGAACTTCCCAAAGCGCTGCCTCTCGAACTGCTCCAGCGTGATCTGACTCTTGAGTATTTTGGTTTCGATGCCCAGAAACTGGGCCGATCTCTGTGCTATATTCTGGACGATCTCGTGGTGATTCAGCGCCTTGAATAGATGCAGGCGACTAAAGCCGCCATAGGCCATCACAATTCCTCCCTCATAGTCCGAGATGCCTGCTTAAAACGTGCGCAAACGTAAACAAATACCAAAAGATGAGTGCAGCAAGCAACAAAAAAGAACAAAGCGTACACAGTGAATTAAAAATTGAGGCACATGAAGACGAAACAAGACACATTAATTGATGCAAGCGAGTCGAGTGTGCATAGCTACCTATTATTCCCTCGATGTCCTTGTACATGTAGCTGGCCAGGACGTCGTTGGTCGTTGGATCGAGCTGGTCCAGCGAGCAGGGCGTGACCTCCAGCACAGTGGGCAGGCTGATGCCCGACCAGTGGTATTTGTAGGCACTAAAGCGCTGTGGGCGTAGACATTGATAAGTTTAGATTTAGGTTGTGTAAATTTCATATAAAGTTTTCAAGATCAGATCGAAAGAAattattgtaattattatCGGTTGCAGAGTAAAGAAAGTCTAACACCGTAGTGTTTCAAGCTACAAAAGTGGATCCAATGCCAAATCTGTCGTAtccattgaaattgaaaaccGAATAATGGTTAGATATGCAAACCTGAGCATTTTTCGGCTTGTCAGCAAACTCCTTGTAGTATTTTAATATTGAGCTAAGTATATCATTGCGGTACTCCGACGACAACTTGATTGTATCCAGTTTCTTGTCCTTCTTGATGGTCAGCACAAACTCATTGGGAATCTGAAAAGGAAACAGGGTTACCTAAGATAACCTGGAGCATAGGTTAAACTCACATTTGAGGTCTTAGAGGGAGCTGCTGCCACGACGTCCGAATAGGACCATCGATTGGTCAGGTCGAGCCTGTCCGGATTGTAGGTGGAGATGCCGGCCGTGCCGATGGAGAGGATGCGCTTGTACTTGCCCTTCCAGGAGTGCTTGGTCACCAGGAAGCACTCCAGATCGACGTTTTCCCTCGGCGGCTGCATCGTGTCTTGCGGCGATTCCAACTGATTACCTTCCACCCAGTATTAGTCAGCAACTGAGGGCGATAGAAAGATATGTAGAGTGTGGGAACGGGAGTTCAATCAGAGCAAAAGCTTCTCCTCCAACTGGCGTTTCGGGCTCGCTGCGCGTTTCCCAAATATCCAATTGACTTGCCCCCGACTCCGGGGCACTGATTAATTAAGTCGACTGGGGCACTTATCAGCAGAAGTGCCAGCGGAGCCCCAACAAAGGCCAGAAAAGGGGAGTAAACGCGAACGTGACGAGTGCGGAATGCTGCGGCCCCAAAAGCGCAGTCCATCGGACATGGCCATTGCGGCCACAATCCCTCTGTCGCGGCGGCTTACCTTAAACATCTAACACATTTCGCCGACTTGTACTATCCTCTATTTGCCCTACTATCCTCCGTTTGCAGATTTTTGCAATAAACAATTTAGCAGTAACACGGCTACACAACACTAATATCGCTGGCACTTGTCTGCTGTCTATCGATGGTTACTGCACTTCTATCGATAATTTCCGTGTTTTGCAACACTTTTATTAAGGGTATTCATGAGACGCATTAAATTGGTTTGATTCTTTGTCAATTGTTATAAACATAGTGTTTATAGTTTGAaactcttaaaaaaaaaaggacaaaGCAACTCAAAGATCGAAATTTTTTGAAATCGTATTTTAAGATTATACACTTTTAAAACCGTTTACGATTTGTGTCCCACCACTTTACCCATTaaattcgtttttttttccaaatatataaacacatttttcagaaacatttttctaatcACTCAACTGCAAGACTTATTTGTAGTGAAAATTCCAAAAACACTTTTTTATAAACGTCTTCATATCGAAGACTTTCGATAGATCGATACTATCGATCGATACTGAAAAGTTTTCCATAAAAACATCGCCGGTCGGGGAAAAACCGGAACTTTTTTGGCGGGaagaagaaaaacaaattaaatgcaGAAAACGTTGTAATTCAAACCATTTAACAGTAGCAAGgccaataaaattttaatatttttatttattttctcacAATAATGACATATTTAAGTAAACTCACAAATTTTTCGAAGACGATACAAATTTCAGTTTTTGGTTTAGTTTGATCTGTTCCGACTAACAGTCCATACGACCAATAAAACACTTCTTTATTACTTAACTACcattaaaaactttatttctcATTTCGTATTGCATAAATCGTACGTATTGTTATCTAAATGCAAATAAAGATGGCAGAGCGTGTTTGCATGTGAGAGTAATAATTCCAAGATAAAACAATCTCGCCAGCGAAggcaaataaaacaaacaaaaacaagaacacGATCGTATTTTACACAAATGTAGAATGCTATGATACGGATGCTGCACTATCTTCGGCTAATCCTCCCGGCTACGGGcgataataatgataataataatgggGCGTATGCGTAGGTAAGCTATGTATGTGCCACGATATAAACTCCCGATGTTAGAGTGTTGACTCGTATTCTTATCGGGATCTACGACCTGGGGTGTTAAAGATAAAGTCGAACTGACGGCAACTGATGGATAGATGGACGGGATGATGGCTGGGATGCGGATGAGACTAAGTCTTAGACAAATGTTACGTTGAAACCCTAAGCATAGTTATCGCTATCTTCTAACAACATGAACATGGAATGGACGTAGGCACATTGCGTTTCTGTCTTAGAAAACCGCTCTTGGACGCGCTCAGACTGGGAATGGTAATTGGAATGTATAGCAAATCGCCGGACCTCGGTCCCAGGTCAGCAGGAACACTTGTTCTTGGCATCCGAACCGGCTGCATCGCCAGAGCTCAGGTTGAACTTCTCGCCATCGGCTAGATCGGCAGATATCAGCTTATCGTTGATGAGTATCTGTCGGGTAAGCGGAGAAAGATTAGCTGGGCTTTGGCCAAGGATTAGCACGGATTATCACCTTGTTCACGAGGGCACGGGCTGCCTCGTCGATGTTGATGTTCTCCTTGGCGGACGTCTCAAACCAGCCGGCGAAACCATTTTCCCTCACATACTCATCCATCTTCTCCGGCTGCGTTATAATGCCCTGCTTTTCCTGGTCGCACTGTAAGATTAGGAAACATTTAAGCTGTTATCGTAACACTTCATCAGAAATGGTATTCTTATATTATAATCTTTGACTTTATAAACCAACTTTGTATCATAATCCTAAAGTACTCATAGTTTCTGAATGAAAGGTTTCACAGAAAGGGCTTTTATAAAAGCTCCTCCCAAACACTCACTTTATTGGCCAGCAGGATGCACGGAATGGGACTGCCATCCGGCAGCTGCACCTTGGAGTCCAGGTCCTCCTTCCACTTGCTCACGCAATCGAAGGTCCCGCTGCGCGTCACATCGAAAACGATGAACGCCCCAACCGCCTCCTTGTAGTACACCCGGGTCATGTTGCCGAACCTCTCCTGACCAGCGATATCCCACAGCTGGAGGCGCACTATCGTATTCGCGTCCCATTGGAGCACCTTCAGGGCGAAGTCCACGCCAATGGTGGCCCTGTAGTTCTGGCTGAAGAACTGGTGAACATAGCGCTTGATGAAGGATGTCTTGCCGGTGCCCAGTTCGCCGATGACTAGAATCTTGTACAGATGCTCGCGCTTATCGCTAGTGGACGTCATGATGGCCTGGAAGAGAGGATTGAAAGGGAATTAGTTAGGAGATAGATTGTATATCGTTCAGTTTCAAGGAGGACATCTGTTCTCTagataaaattataaaagtcCCTGTACTATCTCGAAAGattttgatattaaattagttTAACGTTTTCATGATATAGGTATGGCCCATTTTCGGATTTTATGTAGAAGAAATCTTTGAAAGATCACTGATACATTCTACAAGTCCTAGTATTAAGTCACAAGAGATTTTATAGCGAATACGGGAAATATTATGtatattttgatattaaattagtATAACGTTATAATGATATGTTATGGCACATTTTCGGATTTTATGTAGAAGAAATCTTTGAAAAATCACTTATACCTTCTGAAACTTCCTAGTAGTAAATCACAAGATATTCTATAGCGAATACGGGAACTACAAGTCGATTTGAATGTATTATAGATCTAACATATATCTAGTTTAAACCGATATAAAGAACATCTTTTGGGCCCAAAAGGTGAGAATCGAATTCTCCCAAGATTCAAAAAGCAGCACTTTAATAAATTCTAAGTCGGGTATTAGTTACACCTCCTCCAGCTTGTCAATCCGCACTGAGATTTGCTGGTTAGTTGACGAGAGACCCTTGGCAATTACCACCTTCCCCTCCGCCCGCACAGTTGAATGACACTCGGGCACACACACTATAAGGGGGCCAACACGGCACTTGTGGGGCTTCTTCGCTGGTAAACTGGCCAACTGGCAAACTGACAATCCGACGACGATGGCTGTGGCTATGGCGACACCTTACCGGTTCCATTTCCTGATCCATGGTCAGGTCACCGAAGGCCGGCATGGGCTTGGCGCTCTCTGGCTCCCTGGCCTCCGCCTGCTCCTCGCTCTCGTCCTCCGACCCGGAGTCCTGGTTGGAGTATTCACTGGCCACCGACTGATAGTGCAGCGTTTCCCGCCTGCCCTCGATGCTGTCGTGGTCGCCGAGTATGAGCTGCTGCTGGGCGAAGCTGAGACGCCGCAGACTGGAGTCACTCGAATTGGAATTCGGTTGTTGactggcggcggcggcggccaaAGCGGCTTCGTAGGCACTCAGAGGACTCCTCACGGCACTGCCCACAGCAAAACGGACTACGGGCGGGGGATTGGCAATGGTCTGGGCACTCTCCGCCGAGGAGATGCCGTCGTCAGCGGCTGGAGGGGATGTGGATCCAGGGTCCAGGGACTCTTGCCCGGATGGCTGGGGTTGCGTACTCGCTGGTTCAGCCAGTGGTCTGGCGTTGAGGCGGTGGCcgcgctgctgctgctgctgcatcaaTTCCAGCTTCCTGCTGGATCCGCTCGAGGATTGGGACTTGCGAACAGCTCCGGTGCCGCTGGCAGACTGAACGCGACTCGGTTTCGCT contains:
- the LOC119549450 gene encoding dnaJ homolog subfamily C member 13 isoform X1, whose amino-acid sequence is MQPPRENVDLECFLVTKHSWKGKYKRILSIGTAGISTYNPDRLDLTNRWSYSDVVAAAPSKTSNIPNEFVLTIKKDKKLDTIKLSSEYRNDILSSILKYYKEFADKPKNAQRFSAYKYHWSGISLPTVLEVTPCSLDQLDPTTNDVLASYMYKDIEGIIAGISDYEGGIVMAYGGFSRLHLFKALNHHEIVQNIAQRSAQFLGIETKILKSQITLEQFERQRFGKFSGDQFQTSSTEFSVHKITSRHPDPVKRILCLTEVTLLERDPQTYSVCTLRPLTDVFALVRDKDNLQRFSIEYKNGIVRSYSTNDRDSLLATVLDAVRSSGNQDVHVRIGNTPRGKRYVPLNSSVDEETEANLMRLVINNFQNPSKRYEILERFNANVPHSGLNYSVTQDSLFAENKDKLILSALQALAQKELDSPTAQLTNLELEAIFHALTRLLASKVGYAAFTNLTGFREIIGTKVVAALRRKDLAVTYSAIDMINSLMHSVNSDHDLKQEQLNKSSILSSKSFLETLLNMWTTHVSHGSGALVLSAMLDFMTFALCVPYSETTDGKQFDILLELVADRGRYLYKLFQHPSLAIVKGAGLVLRAIIEEGELPVAQQMQALALDEAALCRHLLVALYTPSNDPTQTTQRQLSRHLIGLWLTDSEEAMELFKRIFPAGLLTFLESEDSVPESDVEEDKLNFRDNLKFAIQHSNKTRKNVIEKHLQGIKHWGMNLIEKQDGAAQALKNRPVVLRNRRQKKKTSDVVVNLPFFFYSFAKDHSLPNLIWNHKTREELRMCLENELRQFLNDRDLAGQMIVAWNYQEFEVGYQCLADEIKIGDYYIRLILEKDDWPQNLVKDPIELFNALYRRVLCRQRVNDDQMTVFSLQALAKVYRRYHAEIGKFNDMSYILQLSDRCLSPSMRDALINLISCLVLEKSNSRALIDHVQCLVDLITLAHLHKGRAQLNTKTNVIEAGPNMAAYEEKDWYYNIEKDGQKPERQGPITYSELKELWQKGLITPKTRCWAIGMDGWRSLQQIPQLKWCLIAKGTPLYDETELSSKILDILIKCTSFFPSRTQNGVAVLIPGPKLSRKLSEFICLPHVVQVCLTHDPGLLERVATLLYQIMEDNPEMPKVYLTGVFYFMLMYTGSNILPITRFLKMTHMKQGFRSEETSQSGIMHRSILGQLLPEAMVCFLENYSAEKFAEIFLGEFDTPEVIWSSEMRRLLIEKIAAHIADFTPRLRGHTMARYPYLAIPVISYPQLENELFCHIYYLRHLCDTQKFPNWPISDPVQLLKHTLDAWRKEVEKKPPQMTIQQAYQDLGIDLTKTPKPDESMIRKSYYKLAQMYHPDKNPNGREIFEKVNQAYEFLCSRNVWSSGGPDPNNIVLILRTQSILFERYPDVLRPYKYAGYPQLIKTIRLETRDDELFSKEAQLLTAASELCYHTVHCSALNAEELRREEGIEALLEAYTRCVSILGVDSKPDSLHYQVISNVTRCFEVACNFEKCKQKIIQLPQLLSDVCRVVYFKHTLSVSLVTSLAANNYDLQCQLSRNGVLWSLLLFIFEYDYTLDESGVEVSDKSNQQQLANNLAKMAVLGCISLAGYSMELRQKPVTGSEANSPAGKAPPAIKPKPSLPAASSSTYTLNAHNPLQSKQLAITSGKEKEPDTSSGSSDTSSSTPTESEQQQQVARSSPSAIQQKYIVTGEAKNALIKKVLDRLLTRYIANQLATGRDSDVLKLLTANTRNPYLIWDNGTRAQLKDFLEQQRTASAKETLEDITQVAELVSSFEFDAHKDELQIGGIFIRIYNDMPTHPIAQPKLFIMDLLEYLKHAFQFLQYKKNPASAAAAASAAPKMGSDGILTPTLAPNHPQLQQASTGKPGSTFDEVLTAYNRSKSRKKLETDAQTEQQLALQQSKYDFGSDTKLELHITMVLKALIAVIKANAEVEIQCIGNFDMIFGFLASNIFSDNSTVKTVALEVVSLVSRNKECVSEVAACEILGNYLVALKDPELRASQVKVLETLSGLMNVQEMIKEAQTKGATIYLLDMFCNSRNPQIREMCAGILAKMTADRLSGPKVRITVSKFLPALFIDAMVESPPTSVQLFESIHEHPELIWNDSTRSNVCDAVADTCQRFYQLQKQNPRHVWKDPEILKDIVSNEIVVAGVYLRLFVSNPAWTLRKPKQFLSDLLDFVVEQIGKSSSEQDVLDLSTTALVELLRSQPNLADDIPVLGHIPKLFNLLSVQPKNTLSVLHQLSLSEFCVSAISQTECVAPLKKCMEHNRDCIEKACEALSRLFKHQHDSLISQSLEVGLIPFLLGLLDSRLEFVDNPSAVKAQIVAALKGMTHNLNYGDRVTQILLKHPVWAEFKDQRHDLFIADTTIRGYLTGVNPTAGYLTAGPAQSVEVLTSPPPIDRDDPSARPPID